One part of the Arthrobacter sp. EM1 genome encodes these proteins:
- a CDS encoding amidohydrolase family protein, protein MTDSPAIPAHHKVTLYRNGSVYTAADPFATALLVDGDTVAWVGSEQAAGSIADASMEIIDLKGALLAPGFVDSHVHLTETGIALDSLQLGDVRSARELLDAVAGSTANGTVLGHGWDDTQWTDSALPSREELERAAGGRDVYLSRVDVHSAIVSSSLAATAGLHGRDGFGEGSQVKRAAHTAARLAARQLPAAALRGYQRRALTEAAANGYVAVAEMAAPHIGSIEDLQLAAAWNSGADAVPEVLPYWGELATSADQARSLLDSLGVPVLGLAGDLNMDGSIGSRTAALRADYSDAPGERGSLYLSVAEAAAHLSVCSLLGIQAGFHVIGDAGLDAALEALDLAAADVGEQRVRAAGHRLEHVELADADSIRRLAAYSVTVSVQPGFDASWGGGDGLYQQRLGSRRDGMNPFASFYAAGVPICFGSDSPVTAMRPWASVRACLQHNNPAEQISARAAFLGHTRAGWRAARYRNPMAGQLVPGAPASFAVWEVEELMVQVADGRVQSWSTDPRARTPLLPALDTGSEPVCLQTVKDGRELYSSGSLRG, encoded by the coding sequence GCTCGATCGCGGACGCCTCGATGGAGATCATCGACCTTAAGGGTGCGCTCCTGGCCCCCGGATTTGTCGATTCCCACGTCCATCTCACGGAAACCGGGATTGCCCTGGACTCGCTGCAGCTCGGCGACGTCCGCTCTGCCCGGGAACTGCTCGACGCCGTCGCCGGTTCCACAGCCAACGGCACAGTGCTCGGCCACGGCTGGGACGACACCCAGTGGACGGACTCAGCACTGCCTTCCCGCGAAGAATTGGAACGTGCCGCCGGGGGACGGGACGTCTACCTGTCCCGTGTTGACGTGCACTCGGCAATCGTCTCCTCCTCGTTGGCGGCAACCGCCGGTCTGCACGGGAGGGACGGTTTTGGCGAGGGCAGCCAGGTCAAGCGCGCGGCGCACACCGCCGCCCGGCTCGCTGCCCGTCAACTGCCGGCCGCCGCCTTGCGCGGCTACCAGCGGCGGGCGCTCACCGAGGCAGCGGCCAACGGCTATGTCGCCGTGGCGGAAATGGCCGCGCCGCATATTGGCAGTATCGAGGACCTGCAGCTCGCCGCGGCCTGGAACTCGGGCGCAGACGCCGTTCCGGAGGTCCTGCCCTACTGGGGTGAACTGGCAACCTCGGCAGACCAGGCCCGGTCTCTGCTCGACAGCCTGGGCGTGCCGGTACTCGGGCTGGCAGGGGACCTGAACATGGACGGCTCCATCGGTTCGCGGACCGCGGCACTGCGGGCGGACTACAGTGACGCCCCAGGCGAACGCGGGAGCCTTTATCTGTCGGTCGCGGAAGCCGCCGCGCACCTGTCCGTATGCTCGCTGTTGGGCATCCAGGCGGGCTTCCACGTCATTGGCGACGCCGGTCTGGATGCGGCGCTGGAGGCCCTGGACCTGGCGGCGGCAGACGTCGGTGAACAACGGGTCCGGGCAGCGGGCCACCGTCTCGAACATGTCGAGCTCGCTGACGCCGACTCCATCCGCAGGCTGGCGGCCTACTCGGTGACGGTCAGCGTCCAGCCCGGCTTTGATGCTTCATGGGGCGGCGGGGACGGTCTCTACCAGCAGCGCCTCGGGTCCCGGCGGGACGGCATGAATCCTTTTGCATCCTTCTACGCCGCGGGTGTGCCGATCTGCTTTGGCAGTGACAGTCCGGTCACTGCGATGCGGCCCTGGGCAAGCGTCCGGGCCTGCCTGCAGCACAACAACCCCGCGGAGCAGATCTCGGCCCGCGCGGCGTTCCTCGGCCACACCCGGGCAGGCTGGCGCGCCGCCCGGTATCGCAACCCGATGGCCGGCCAGCTGGTACCTGGCGCCCCGGCCAGCTTCGCAGTCTGGGAAGTAGAGGAACTTATGGTGCAGGTAGCTGACGGCCGGGTCCAGTCCTGGAGCACGGACCCCCGCGCCAGGACGCCGCTGCTGCCTGCCCTGGATACCGGCTCCGAGCCGGTCTGCCTGCAGACAGTCAAGGACGGCCGCGAACTATATTCCAGCGGCTCGCTGCGAGGCTGA
- a CDS encoding polyprenol monophosphomannose synthase, with amino-acid sequence MRVLTIIPTYNELESLPKTLGRLRTAVPGSDVLVVDDNSPDGTGQLADRFAAEDSQVHVLHRAGKAGLGAAYIAGFKWGLAAGYDVLVEMDADGSHQPEQLPQLLEAVEQGADLAMGSRWVPGGSVVNWPLYRQAISRVGSTYARLLLGLKIKDVTGGFRAFRRSTLEKLNLDAVDSVGYGFQVDLAWRVAKLGLTIVERPITFVERELGASKMSGNIVVEAMINVTKWGLAARWNTLSGKLGSHKR; translated from the coding sequence GTGCGTGTCCTCACGATCATCCCGACCTACAACGAGCTGGAATCGTTGCCCAAGACTCTCGGGCGCCTGCGCACGGCTGTGCCTGGCTCCGACGTCCTGGTTGTCGACGACAACAGCCCCGACGGCACCGGGCAGCTTGCGGACCGCTTTGCCGCTGAGGACAGCCAGGTCCACGTCCTGCACCGAGCGGGAAAGGCCGGACTGGGCGCAGCGTACATCGCCGGGTTCAAATGGGGCCTCGCCGCCGGTTACGACGTGCTCGTCGAAATGGATGCTGACGGTTCGCACCAGCCGGAGCAACTTCCGCAACTGCTCGAGGCCGTCGAACAAGGCGCCGACCTCGCCATGGGCTCGCGTTGGGTACCGGGCGGCAGCGTCGTCAACTGGCCGCTGTACCGGCAAGCCATCTCCCGGGTCGGCAGCACCTATGCCCGGCTCCTGCTGGGTTTGAAAATCAAGGATGTTACCGGCGGTTTCCGTGCGTTCCGGCGCAGCACCCTGGAGAAGCTGAACCTGGACGCGGTTGATTCCGTCGGCTACGGCTTCCAGGTGGACCTTGCCTGGCGCGTGGCCAAGCTGGGTCTGACAATTGTCGAACGGCCCATCACCTTCGTTGAACGCGAACTGGGCGCCTCGAAGATGAGCGGAAACATCGTGGTCGAAGCCATGATCAACGTCACCAAGTGGGGCCTGGCCGCACGCTGGAACACTTTGTCCGGCAAGCTTGGCAGCCACAAGCGCTAG
- a CDS encoding RNA polymerase-binding protein RbpA, with amino-acid sequence MSDRSLRGMRLGAQSMETESGVEPAPRQRVEYRCADGEQVFVTFSSEAEIPPVWVSKTGKEALLVDGERPVNLNEKAVRTHWDMLLERRSLPELEQILEDRLTILRERRGERRSA; translated from the coding sequence ATGAGCGATCGCAGCCTGCGGGGTATGCGCCTTGGCGCCCAAAGCATGGAGACCGAGTCCGGTGTCGAGCCGGCTCCGCGCCAGCGGGTCGAGTACCGGTGCGCGGACGGCGAGCAGGTTTTTGTGACCTTCTCCTCCGAAGCCGAGATCCCCCCGGTGTGGGTCTCCAAAACAGGCAAAGAAGCCCTGCTCGTTGATGGCGAACGCCCGGTGAACCTCAACGAAAAGGCCGTTCGAACGCACTGGGACATGCTCCTGGAACGTCGCTCCCTGCCGGAACTTGAGCAGATCCTCGAAGACCGCCTGACGATCCTGCGCGAACGCCGGGGCGAACGGCGCTCCGCCTAA
- a CDS encoding SPFH domain-containing protein produces MDIAVAIVLLVLVAFVIIVLVRSVRIVPQARAGVVERLGKYQRTLNPGLTILIPFVDRLLPLLDLREQVVSFPPQPVITEDNLVVSIDTVVYFQVTDARAATYEIANYIQAVEQLTTTTLRNVVGGLNLEEALTSRDQINGQLRGVLDEATGRWGIRVSRVELKAIDPPHSIQDSMEKQMRAERDRRAAILTAEGTKQSAILTAEGQRQSSILKAEGDAKAAILRADGEAQAIQKVFGAIHKGNPDQKLLAYQYLQTLPKIAEGSANKLWIIPSEVGEALKGIGSALGGSKDGQANDGLFGPDSDAAKAETAGPAASAGGPADGGVDLKGRQEP; encoded by the coding sequence ATGGATATCGCAGTCGCAATCGTGCTGCTGGTGCTCGTTGCGTTCGTAATAATAGTGCTGGTCCGGTCGGTTCGGATTGTCCCGCAGGCACGGGCCGGCGTCGTCGAACGGCTGGGCAAGTACCAGCGGACGCTGAACCCCGGCCTTACGATCCTGATCCCGTTTGTGGACCGGCTGCTGCCGCTGCTTGACCTGCGTGAACAGGTGGTCTCTTTCCCGCCGCAGCCGGTGATCACCGAGGACAACCTCGTCGTTTCGATCGACACGGTGGTCTACTTCCAGGTCACCGATGCGCGGGCAGCCACGTACGAGATCGCGAACTACATCCAGGCCGTCGAACAGCTCACCACCACGACGCTCCGAAACGTTGTGGGCGGCCTGAACCTCGAAGAAGCCCTCACCTCACGTGATCAGATCAACGGCCAACTCCGCGGTGTGCTGGACGAGGCGACCGGCCGCTGGGGCATCCGTGTCTCGCGGGTGGAGCTCAAGGCGATTGATCCGCCGCACTCCATCCAGGATTCGATGGAGAAGCAGATGCGCGCCGAACGGGACCGGCGCGCCGCCATCCTGACGGCGGAGGGCACCAAGCAGTCCGCCATCCTCACCGCTGAAGGCCAGCGGCAGTCCTCGATCCTGAAGGCCGAAGGCGACGCCAAGGCGGCGATCCTTCGGGCCGACGGTGAAGCCCAGGCCATCCAAAAGGTGTTCGGTGCGATCCACAAGGGCAACCCGGACCAGAAGCTCCTGGCCTACCAGTACCTGCAGACCCTGCCGAAGATCGCCGAAGGCTCGGCGAACAAGCTGTGGATCATTCCGAGTGAAGTCGGCGAGGCGCTCAAAGGTATCGGCAGCGCCCTCGGCGGAAGCAAGGACGGCCAGGCCAACGATGGGCTTTTTGGGCCTGATTCTGACGCGGCCAAGGCCGAAACCGCCGGACCGGCAGCGTCCGCGGGAGGCCCCGCCGACGGCGGAGTGGATCTCAAGGGCCGGCAAGAGCCCTAA
- a CDS encoding NfeD family protein gives MLDWLAENWWALWLTVFLVFAVVEMLTLDLFFIMLGGGALAGLVAAFAGADLGLQIVAFCVVSLLMIGFVRPVALKHLRKGPDDLRSNVERLIGESALVMEPVSASGGLVKIGGDVWSARSETGMLAAGQHVIVRAIDGATAVVAPQQETAVQ, from the coding sequence ATGCTGGACTGGCTAGCCGAAAACTGGTGGGCGCTGTGGCTCACGGTGTTCCTGGTTTTTGCCGTGGTAGAGATGCTCACTCTGGACCTCTTTTTTATCATGCTTGGCGGTGGCGCTCTGGCCGGACTGGTGGCAGCATTCGCGGGGGCCGACCTGGGCCTGCAAATCGTGGCGTTCTGCGTCGTGTCGCTGCTGATGATCGGCTTCGTCCGGCCCGTCGCGCTCAAGCACCTCCGCAAGGGTCCGGACGACCTTCGGAGCAACGTCGAAAGGCTGATCGGTGAATCCGCGCTGGTCATGGAGCCGGTCAGCGCCAGCGGCGGCCTGGTTAAAATTGGCGGCGACGTCTGGAGCGCCCGCTCCGAGACCGGCATGCTGGCCGCTGGCCAGCACGTAATTGTCAGAGCCATCGACGGCGCTACTGCCGTCGTCGCCCCGCAGCAGGAAACTGCCGTCCAGTAG
- a CDS encoding methyltransferase domain-containing protein: MPPVSPDLLLCPVCRARLAPGGPGVPALKCPAGHSFDAAKQGYFNFLVGKGTVFEADSADMVAARFEFLGAGHYRPLADAVAELSARFLAGVDPQTPPVVLDAGTGTGHYLRAVLDQAALDRTPARAIGLDISKFALRRAAKLNPEAVNLVSDVWQPLPLGDGSVDVITVVFAPRNPNEFVRVLRPVGRLIVVTPRPGHLQEVAGQSGMLGIEPTKDERLAASLEGHFSTLSTDDLDVPLLLSPDDVLRLALMGPAGHHLNRDALLAFAAGLPPRTAVSARFRISVFEPRAKAADNDLATFAN; this comes from the coding sequence ATGCCCCCCGTTTCCCCCGACTTGCTGCTCTGCCCGGTCTGCCGGGCCCGGCTGGCTCCCGGCGGACCTGGCGTGCCGGCCCTGAAGTGTCCTGCCGGGCACAGCTTCGACGCCGCGAAGCAGGGGTACTTCAACTTCCTCGTTGGTAAAGGCACCGTATTCGAAGCCGATTCGGCCGACATGGTGGCGGCGCGCTTCGAATTCCTCGGCGCCGGCCACTACCGTCCGCTCGCGGATGCCGTGGCGGAACTGTCCGCCCGCTTCCTCGCAGGCGTTGACCCGCAAACGCCTCCGGTTGTGCTGGACGCAGGAACGGGCACCGGCCACTATCTCCGGGCTGTGCTGGACCAGGCCGCGCTGGACCGGACGCCCGCCCGGGCGATCGGCCTGGACATCTCTAAGTTCGCCCTCCGCAGGGCCGCGAAACTGAACCCCGAGGCGGTAAACCTCGTCAGCGACGTGTGGCAGCCGCTGCCGCTGGGTGACGGCAGCGTCGATGTCATCACTGTGGTCTTCGCGCCGCGCAACCCAAATGAGTTTGTCCGGGTGCTGCGCCCTGTCGGCCGGTTGATTGTGGTGACTCCGCGGCCGGGACATCTCCAAGAGGTGGCAGGCCAGTCCGGCATGCTTGGGATCGAGCCGACAAAGGACGAACGGCTCGCGGCCTCACTCGAAGGACACTTTTCGACGCTCTCCACCGACGATCTGGATGTGCCGCTGCTGCTCTCCCCGGACGACGTCCTTCGGCTGGCCCTGATGGGCCCCGCCGGGCACCATCTGAACCGGGATGCCCTGCTGGCCTTCGCGGCCGGGCTGCCGCCGCGCACAGCCGTCTCTGCCCGGTTCCGGATCAGTGTCTTTGAGCCGCGCGCCAAAGCCGCAGATAACGACTTGGCCACTTTCGCAAACTGA
- a CDS encoding S9 family peptidase: MKSEHLPLLNSVSAPAVHPDGGHAVVSVIRPDFDADAYVGQLWTVPLGPGQAPRRLTRGFRDTAPDFSPDGQMLAFLRAADGGKPQLHIVEAGGGEPLPVTGAPLGVSQFAWSPDSRQIVYGARTPENGRYGSTPGVSAGSEDARLITDYKYRMNGVGYTADQPVQLFLVEVPDLGAEPKVVPTGRALKSGTAVADGGTPGVGLPAARQLTTAATDHTGAGFSADGLAIYFVAALHRGSDADLASGIYRLDTGDGTGGAEPLAVVPENTGRQDVHAVRASPDGHRLFFLAQELGASGLDFVARNTALYVLPAGGGDATRLSDAETMDLSCNGRIELSGPDAVLLLNTVCGTVEVIEFHASGKHQVLVSGKRVATGAAASGGSLVVSFTDAATAGDTAVLAGGQLRILTDFSAALRSGPGIIKPLEFTVPSADGYPVHGWLVQPPGRGPHPVLLNIHGGPFAQFTGALFDEAQVYAAAGYAVLMCNPRGSAGYGQDHGRAIKEKMGTLDMQDVLAFLDGALSTFEELDAGALGIMGGSYGGYLTAWTISHDHRFKAAIVERGFLDPVSFVGSSDIGWFFGGEYTGRAAEQMAAQSPMSRVDRVRTASLVIHSEEDLRCPVEQGQRYFTALKQHGVEAAFLVFPGENHELSRTGTPHHRKQRFDQILRWWARYLPTAANPAPADVKADGTADGPGGRQG; encoded by the coding sequence GTGAAATCCGAACATCTGCCGCTGCTGAATTCCGTGTCCGCCCCTGCCGTGCATCCAGACGGCGGGCACGCCGTGGTCTCCGTGATCCGGCCCGATTTCGATGCCGACGCCTACGTTGGGCAACTCTGGACGGTGCCGCTGGGACCGGGTCAGGCTCCGCGCCGCCTGACCCGCGGATTCCGCGACACCGCTCCGGACTTCTCACCGGACGGACAGATGCTGGCCTTCCTGCGCGCCGCGGACGGTGGAAAACCTCAACTCCACATTGTCGAGGCCGGCGGCGGGGAACCGCTGCCAGTCACCGGCGCACCGCTGGGAGTGTCCCAGTTTGCCTGGTCGCCGGACTCCCGGCAAATTGTCTACGGGGCCAGAACCCCGGAAAACGGCCGCTACGGCAGCACCCCCGGGGTATCCGCCGGCAGCGAGGACGCCCGGCTGATCACCGACTACAAGTACCGCATGAACGGCGTCGGATACACTGCGGACCAGCCAGTGCAGCTCTTCCTGGTCGAAGTGCCCGATCTTGGCGCTGAACCCAAGGTGGTGCCAACGGGCCGGGCTTTGAAGTCCGGCACCGCAGTTGCCGACGGCGGCACACCCGGTGTTGGTCTCCCGGCCGCACGGCAACTAACCACGGCTGCCACAGACCACACCGGTGCGGGTTTCAGCGCCGACGGGCTGGCAATCTATTTTGTCGCGGCCCTGCATCGTGGCAGCGACGCCGACCTTGCGAGCGGCATCTACCGCCTGGACACCGGCGACGGCACCGGGGGAGCCGAGCCGCTGGCCGTGGTACCGGAGAACACCGGCCGGCAGGACGTGCACGCCGTCCGCGCGTCGCCGGACGGACACCGGCTGTTTTTCCTCGCCCAGGAATTGGGCGCCTCGGGCCTGGACTTCGTGGCACGCAACACCGCTCTTTACGTGCTGCCGGCCGGCGGCGGCGACGCCACCCGGCTGAGCGACGCCGAGACGATGGACCTGAGCTGCAACGGCAGGATCGAACTGTCCGGCCCTGACGCGGTGCTGCTGCTCAATACTGTCTGCGGAACGGTCGAAGTGATCGAGTTCCACGCCTCCGGGAAGCACCAGGTGCTGGTTAGCGGAAAACGGGTGGCCACCGGCGCCGCGGCGTCGGGCGGCTCGCTGGTGGTCAGTTTCACGGACGCGGCGACGGCGGGGGACACTGCTGTGCTTGCGGGCGGACAGCTCCGGATCCTGACCGATTTCTCCGCGGCGCTGCGTTCCGGCCCCGGAATCATCAAGCCTCTGGAGTTCACAGTCCCCTCAGCAGACGGCTACCCCGTCCACGGCTGGCTTGTGCAGCCGCCGGGGCGCGGACCGCACCCGGTGCTGCTGAACATCCACGGCGGCCCGTTCGCCCAGTTCACCGGCGCGCTGTTCGACGAAGCACAGGTCTACGCCGCGGCGGGCTACGCGGTCCTGATGTGCAACCCCCGCGGTTCCGCCGGCTACGGACAAGACCACGGACGGGCCATCAAGGAAAAGATGGGAACCCTTGACATGCAGGACGTCCTGGCCTTCCTCGACGGCGCGCTCAGCACGTTCGAGGAGCTCGATGCCGGGGCGCTCGGCATTATGGGCGGGTCCTACGGCGGCTACCTCACCGCGTGGACCATCAGCCACGACCACCGCTTCAAAGCCGCCATTGTGGAGCGTGGATTCCTCGATCCCGTGAGCTTCGTCGGCTCCTCGGACATCGGCTGGTTCTTCGGCGGGGAGTACACCGGGCGCGCGGCCGAACAGATGGCGGCGCAAAGCCCGATGTCCCGGGTGGACCGGGTGCGCACCGCCTCGCTTGTGATCCACAGCGAGGAGGACCTCCGGTGTCCGGTGGAGCAGGGCCAGCGGTACTTCACGGCGCTCAAACAGCACGGTGTGGAGGCCGCCTTCCTCGTCTTCCCGGGGGAGAACCATGAGCTCTCACGCACCGGAACACCGCACCACCGCAAGCAGCGTTTCGACCAGATCCTGCGGTGGTGGGCCCGGTACCTCCCCACGGCGGCCAATCCGGCCCCGGCGGACGTCAAGGCTGACGGCACCGCGGACGGCCCCGGCGGACGTCAAGGCTGA
- a CDS encoding peptide deformylase, with amino-acid sequence MYSDAKPTDFSAARIHETVQQLLSAGVLPGIVQAGHPVLRQLAAPFSGQVSDAELGQLIDLMRSVMHKAPGVGLAAPQLGVPLQLAVLEDQFDVDPDVAAVRGREPLPFFAMLNPSYQPLGGTTVAFYEGCLSLHGLQAAVNRPERVRLDFTAADGSRQQREFSGWQARIVQHETDHVHGILYLDRAELRSISSNAEYSARWAQPDISLARRELGFLPGDSAD; translated from the coding sequence ATGTATTCCGACGCCAAGCCCACTGACTTCAGCGCCGCCCGCATCCATGAAACTGTCCAGCAGCTACTGTCCGCCGGGGTGCTTCCGGGCATTGTCCAGGCCGGGCATCCGGTGCTCAGGCAGCTCGCCGCGCCGTTCAGCGGCCAGGTGAGTGACGCCGAGCTGGGCCAGTTGATCGACCTGATGCGCAGCGTTATGCATAAGGCACCCGGCGTGGGCCTGGCAGCACCACAGCTTGGCGTCCCGCTGCAGCTCGCGGTTCTCGAGGACCAGTTCGACGTCGATCCCGACGTCGCCGCTGTCCGCGGACGGGAGCCGTTGCCCTTTTTTGCCATGCTCAACCCGAGCTACCAGCCACTTGGCGGCACCACAGTGGCCTTTTACGAAGGCTGCCTGTCGCTGCACGGACTTCAGGCCGCAGTCAACCGGCCCGAACGGGTTCGGCTCGACTTCACCGCAGCGGACGGCAGCCGGCAGCAGCGGGAATTCAGTGGCTGGCAGGCACGGATCGTCCAGCACGAAACTGACCACGTGCACGGCATCCTCTACCTTGACCGTGCCGAACTGCGCTCGATCAGCAGCAACGCCGAGTATTCCGCACGCTGGGCGCAGCCCGACATCAGTCTCGCCCGCCGGGAACTCGGCTTCCTTCCGGGCGATAGCGCCGACTGA
- a CDS encoding nuclear transport factor 2 family protein produces MTSPTPLESVLNFLRAIEANGGPAEIAPLLAEDYTLSEAPHLLAPAGAARNRDEALAGAAAAHQVVSGQCFLVRRTTCEGTRVVLEADWSATLLMDLPHWNSGEVIRARIAAVFEVRDGTIVSQDSYDCYFTPA; encoded by the coding sequence ATGACGTCACCGACCCCCCTGGAATCTGTCCTGAACTTCCTGCGGGCTATTGAGGCCAACGGCGGCCCGGCGGAGATCGCCCCGCTTCTCGCCGAAGACTATACGCTGAGCGAGGCACCGCATCTGCTGGCACCGGCAGGTGCCGCGAGGAACCGCGACGAGGCCTTGGCCGGGGCCGCGGCAGCCCATCAAGTCGTCTCGGGGCAGTGCTTCTTGGTTCGCCGCACAACCTGCGAAGGGACCCGGGTGGTGCTGGAAGCCGACTGGAGCGCCACCTTGCTGATGGACCTGCCGCACTGGAACAGCGGCGAGGTCATCCGGGCCAGGATCGCTGCCGTCTTTGAGGTCCGGGACGGCACGATTGTCAGCCAAGACAGTTACGACTGCTACTTCACCCCGGCCTGA
- a CDS encoding FAD-dependent monooxygenase yields MVDVLVVGGGPVGLFMAALLLQRGASVRILERRAVPEPHSRAIGIHPPSLDALDGVGVAAVLAAEGVPIRNGVALGGGRTLARMSFAGVSDSYPFVLSLPQARTEAILEHRVRQLDPAALHRGVQLTGLHEDGGLVAADATAAGSVRRYSASFVIAADGVRSTVRAQLGTAVRARDYPDSYLMGDFADTTGFGADAALFLESAGIVESFPLPGSLRRWVVRVTGSGNGTDAAGLVQLVRQRTGIDVDPSGHSMLSRFGVRTRLVRTMVAGRTILIGDAAHEISPIGGQGMNLGWLDAAALAPLVLAALAGADVGAQLRSFEAGRIAAAARAARQAEINMALGRPLPAVPWSARNRAIAAAAAVPAVKNFVARRFTMQ; encoded by the coding sequence GTGGTTGATGTTCTTGTGGTCGGCGGTGGCCCGGTGGGCCTGTTTATGGCCGCGCTGCTGCTCCAGCGGGGAGCCAGCGTTCGGATCCTGGAACGTCGGGCAGTCCCGGAACCGCACTCCCGGGCGATCGGCATCCATCCCCCCTCGTTGGACGCGCTCGACGGGGTCGGTGTGGCAGCAGTCCTGGCGGCCGAAGGGGTGCCGATCCGGAACGGCGTCGCCCTCGGCGGCGGCCGGACACTCGCACGGATGTCGTTCGCCGGGGTTTCGGACAGCTATCCGTTTGTCCTCTCCCTGCCGCAGGCCAGGACGGAGGCCATCCTGGAACACCGCGTCCGGCAGCTGGACCCCGCAGCCCTCCACCGCGGGGTCCAGCTCACGGGATTGCACGAGGACGGCGGCCTGGTCGCAGCCGACGCCACCGCAGCGGGATCGGTCCGCCGCTACTCGGCGTCCTTTGTTATTGCCGCCGACGGCGTCCGGTCCACAGTCCGTGCGCAGCTCGGCACGGCTGTCCGGGCGAGGGACTATCCGGACAGCTACCTGATGGGCGACTTTGCCGACACCACAGGGTTCGGTGCGGATGCCGCCCTGTTCCTGGAATCCGCGGGAATCGTGGAGTCCTTCCCGCTGCCGGGGTCGTTACGCCGCTGGGTAGTGCGCGTGACGGGCTCCGGGAACGGCACGGACGCCGCCGGGCTGGTGCAGCTGGTCAGGCAGCGGACCGGGATCGACGTCGATCCCTCGGGCCACAGTATGCTGAGCCGATTTGGCGTGCGTACCCGCCTGGTCCGCACCATGGTGGCCGGCCGCACAATCCTGATCGGTGACGCCGCCCACGAGATCAGCCCGATCGGCGGTCAGGGCATGAACCTGGGCTGGCTCGACGCCGCGGCGCTGGCTCCCCTTGTGCTGGCGGCGCTGGCGGGCGCGGACGTGGGTGCGCAGTTGCGGTCCTTCGAGGCCGGACGTATTGCTGCGGCCGCCCGGGCAGCCCGCCAGGCCGAGATCAACATGGCGCTGGGGCGGCCGCTGCCGGCGGTGCCATGGTCTGCGCGGAACCGCGCGATTGCGGCGGCCGCTGCCGTGCCCGCCGTAAAGAACTTTGTGGCCCGCCGGTTCACCATGCAGTGA
- a CDS encoding class I SAM-dependent methyltransferase, whose protein sequence is MLSLRARAAHAVEEMDLPDCDPARLERTYAQFALVNRAVSGWRSLYLRQLRPRLRPGVPATLLDIGCGGGDVPVMLSRWAARDGLRLEITAIDPDPRAGRFAAERHSSTGVKFRSCTAAELGFEGLSFDLVVSNHVLHHVAEHELPVFLAESAALSHGTVIHNDLRRSAAAYGLFFAGSWPFAGSYIRPDGLTSIRRSYTAAELRKAVPPGWTVLSRAPFRNLLIREAVPAGG, encoded by the coding sequence GTGCTGAGCCTGCGTGCACGGGCGGCACACGCCGTCGAGGAAATGGACCTGCCCGACTGTGACCCTGCCCGGCTGGAGCGCACCTATGCCCAGTTCGCCCTGGTGAACCGCGCCGTCTCCGGCTGGCGCAGCCTCTACCTTCGCCAGCTCCGGCCGCGCCTGCGCCCCGGCGTCCCTGCCACCCTGCTGGACATTGGCTGCGGCGGCGGCGACGTGCCGGTGATGCTTTCCCGCTGGGCGGCCAGAGACGGCCTCCGCCTGGAGATCACTGCTATTGATCCGGATCCCCGCGCCGGCCGCTTCGCCGCGGAACGCCATTCGTCCACTGGCGTGAAGTTCCGCAGCTGCACAGCTGCGGAGCTGGGCTTCGAAGGCCTCAGCTTTGACCTGGTCGTGTCCAACCATGTGCTCCACCACGTGGCCGAGCATGAGCTTCCGGTGTTCCTCGCCGAGTCCGCCGCGCTCAGCCACGGCACCGTCATCCACAACGATCTCCGGCGCAGCGCGGCCGCGTACGGGCTCTTTTTTGCCGGGTCCTGGCCGTTTGCCGGCTCGTACATCAGGCCCGACGGCCTCACCTCCATCCGCCGCAGCTACACCGCAGCAGAATTGCGCAAGGCAGTTCCGCCCGGCTGGACTGTCCTCAGCCGGGCCCCTTTCCGGAACTTGCTGATCCGTGAGGCGGTTCCCGCCGGTGGTTGA